From a single Bos indicus isolate NIAB-ARS_2022 breed Sahiwal x Tharparkar chromosome 11, NIAB-ARS_B.indTharparkar_mat_pri_1.0, whole genome shotgun sequence genomic region:
- the RAD51AP2 gene encoding LOW QUALITY PROTEIN: RAD51-associated protein 2 (The sequence of the model RefSeq protein was modified relative to this genomic sequence to represent the inferred CDS: substituted 1 base at 1 genomic stop codon) translates to MSLTQRAPQVSELGEPASPLPPADDPDSLPPRSKRPRLEETGGVSEVEWRLPLVPCLSEVEKVWELSLRPLTALMISTEEIFGNATGSCVKKSLSGKQIYNPEGQNSKFEMNSCLRSLPSQNFVSGVKTSRTSCEPGLYAREIFSVHCTDRFEIETGQLSHASVQDVHVIKNEDGQYLVQERDNSQEDNNDIKLTENPFLDITFYKDTKSTCHDIKNRCKAGSVMPSNKKENSVPASTLKIPKSQNQRGMEIAKPSYFRDKSTTSIPEFPTDLNSKMSSVYLKEIGKKNDKNEAYVRDFTNTHWSQNRPDVKKQKLQNDKKIVDAENIFSECYESNHQSLSNQSVCVRKKDLISLHYYNHSSIKFDAIDSAKNFTIKLENANCKETETCLYSYIFTRLEKLQSWDCNIIYILRKNRENSWTMDSYKVKYENMKKAGEILNLQQLLEIDLSKGNYHNMKVMKTHDEKAKPLMTETLDSQKALKQIFCLKDKGEKDNMLYFRYYTTQKDFHLSSYFESFITEIFYFHESISGNQKDNNILTWYGILKCKKQIDVQNLITETMNVSINNDISSICLQTNVLDPLNIILKTSITSLLNDFVSFTVVENDSKLEEGCIFKWIMYLNYPKNITLESHTVCSVRILTFSRLLDSNMKPKLKKRKLFKSEQIFEEPKKKLTNSFSMTSKNIHFPIFETYEKIPLLMDFDDIDEEKQKHKSFNFNYIFKDFFNTRQQAIQASHDKKHSEQTNPMTVTQVLGFGNLINEIEDKKYNLTLKEEGKITTQNLTNFCQGHEDIKTEKEEKNSFYSMDDMFIVQPVSLMTKLDVEETKYVNQSNVVDRNEYESTCQESELANSKHFHPKNDSSECFNHQFETHLSVGNNECFQDLTAKCLSTDVLTIANNFEMKSKFNLVLEELRMFHEISKENEILSTVETNNRQENYFVESNAVEEVKMEIKKGLKMGTENKLCSSSLLGDTIASPNMHKKHQSLFKWKTVPKNGEQEVPNDCCLRTPEEELLYSTSKEDCENPSPERPTSFSDEFKEEKFNYLLKAGSSFSYGISRVLPLKTCGRPIRVGLSRKAKLKQLHPYLKXICFENLKEDFGL, encoded by the exons ATGTCACTCACGCAGCGCGCGCCGCAGGTTTCCGAACTCGGGGAGCCTGCCTCCCCTTTACCACCTGCTGACGACCCTGATTCCCTACCACCCCGTAGTAAGAGGCCCCGTCTTGAGGAGACCGGTGGTGTTTCTGAGGTGGAGTGGAGGCTGCCTTTGGTGCCTTGCTTGTCTGAGGTGGAAAAAGTCTGGGAGTTGTCGCTCAGACCCCTCACAGCGCTCATGATTTCAACTGAGGAGATTTTTGGTAACGCCACAGGCTCGTGTGTGAAGAAATCTTTAAGTGGGAAACAGATATATAATCCGGAAGGCCAAAATAGCAAATTTGAGATGAATAGTTGTTTGCGGTCTCTACCCTCACAAAATTTTGTTTCTGGTGTGAAGACTTCTAGAACGTCTTGTGAACCAGGGCTGTATGCCAGAGAGATTTTCAGTGTGCATTGCACTGATAGATTTGAAATAGAGACTGGTCAGCTGTCCCACGCCTCTGTACAGGATGTACATGTAATTAAAAACGAGGATGGACAATATTTAGTTCAGGAGAGAGACAATAGTCAGGAAGACAATAATGACATAAAACTGACAGAAAATCCATTTTTAGATATTACCTTTTACAAGGACACCAAATCAACATGTCatgatattaagaacagatgtaAAGCTGGTAGTGTTATGccatcaaataaaaaagaaaatagcgtTCCAGCATCTACGCTAAAAATACCAAAATCTCAAAACCAGCGCGGCATGGAAATTGCCAAACCTAGCTATTTTAGAGATAAGAGTACAACAAGTATCCCTGAGTTTCCAACTGATTTAAATAGCAAAATGTCCTCTGTCTATTTAAAGGAAATagggaagaaaaatgacaaaaatgaggCATATGTTAGGGATTTCACAAACACTCATTGGTCCCAAAATAGACCTGATGTTAAGAAGCAAAAGTTACAGAATGATAAAAAAATTGTGgatgcagaaaatattttttctgagtgTTATGAAAGTAACCACCAGTCACTCAGCAACCAAAGTGTTTGTGTGAGAAAAAAAGACTTGATCAGTTTACACTACTATAATCACAGTAGTATCAAGTTTGATGCAATAGACTCCGCAAAGAATTTCACTATAAAACTAGAAAATGCAAATTGCAAGGAGACAGAAACATGCCTGTACAGCTACATATTTACCAGATTGGAAAAACTGCAAAGCTGGGACtgtaacattatatatattttgagaaaaaatagggaaaatagtTGGACTATGGATAGTTACAAggtgaaatatgaaaatatgaaaaaagctgGAGAAATACTGAATTTGCAACAATTATTAGAAATAGATCTAAGTAAAGGAAATTATCACAATATGAAAGTCATGAAAACACATGATGAAAAAGCAAAGCCTCTCATGACAGAAACACTGGATAGTCAAAAAGCTTTAAAGCAAATTTTTTGCttaaaagataaaggagaaaaagataataTGCTATACTTCAGATATTATACCACacaaaaagattttcatttaagcagttattttgaaagtttcattacagaaattttttatttccatgaaaGTATTTCAGGAAatcaaaaagataataatatCTTAACCTGGTATGGAATTTTGAAGTGTAAAAAGCAAATTGATGTTCAAAATCTAATAACTGAGACTATGAATGTCAGTATAAATAATGATATTTCAAGCATATGTTTACAAACCAATGTTTTGGACCCTCTAAATATTATATTGAAAACCAGCATAACTTCTTTGCTCAATGACTTTGTCTCTTTTACAGTAGTTGAAAATGATTCTAAATTAGAAGAGGGATGCATTTTCAAATGGATAATGTATTTGAATTATCCAAAAAACATCACATTGGAAAGTCATACTGTATGTTCAGTCAGGATTTTAACTTTTTCAAGACTTTTAGACAGTAATATGAAACCtaagttaaagaaaagaaagctatttaAAAGTGAACAAATTTTTGAAGAGCCTAAGAAAAAACTTACCAATTCCTTCAGTATGACAAGTAAAAACATACACTTTCCAATTtttgaaacatatgaaaaaattccTCTTTTAATGGACTTTGATGACATtgatgaagaaaagcaaaagcataaaagttttaattttaactacATATTTAAAGATTTCTTCAATACTAGGCAACAGGCTATACAGGCAAGCCATGACAAAAAGCATAGTGAACAAACCAATCCCATGACTGTAACTCAGGTGCTAGGTTTTGGGAACTTGATAAATGAAATTGAAGATAAAAAGTACAACTTAACtttgaaggaggaaggaaaaatcaCAACACAAAATTTAACAAACTTTTGCCAAGGTCATGAAGAcattaagacagaaaaagaagagaaaaatagtttttattcaaTGGATGACATGTTTATTGTGCAACCAGTTTCATTAATGACTAAATTGGATGTGGAAGAGACTAAATATGTTAATCAAAGTAATGTAGTTGACAGAAATGAATATGAGAGTACTTGTCAAGAAAGTGAGTTAGCTAATTCAAAGCATTTTCATCCAAAGAATGACTCTTCAGAATGTTTTAATCATCAGTTTGAAACTCATTTGAGTGTAGGGAACAATGAATGTTTTCAGGACTTAACTGCCAAGTGTTTATCAACAGACGTTCTGACAATAGCAAACAATTTTGAAATGAAGAGTAAATTTAATTTAGTGCTTGAAGAACTTCGTATGTTTCATGAAATtagtaaggaaaatgaaattctAAGCACTGTGGAAACCAACAATAGGCAAGAAAATTACTTTGTAGAAAGCAATGCTGTTGAGGAGgtaaaaatggagataaaaaaaGGTTTGAAAATGGGTACAGAAAACAAATTATGTTCATCGTCTTTGCTTGGTGATACGATAGCAAGTCCTAATATGCATAAAAAACACCAAAGTTTATTTAAGTGGAAAACAGTACCCAAAAATGGTGAACAGGAAGTTCCTAATGATTGCTGCCTAAGAACACCAGAGGAAGAATTACTTTATTCTACTTCTAAGGAAG ATTGTGAAAATCCTTCACCTGAAAGACCAACTTCTTTCTCTGAtgaatttaaggaagaaaaatttaattaTCTACTGAAGGCAG